The sequence below is a genomic window from Xiphophorus maculatus strain JP 163 A chromosome 18, X_maculatus-5.0-male, whole genome shotgun sequence.
ACGAACGtaataatcatttaatttaGACCATTACTATTTGACTGTTCTTGCAAGGATAGAATTTCATAGCAATTTAATCAAATTCAAATATAcctttatgtttaatttaatattacaaaaaaaaaataggaataaGACACTCAAAAGTCATTGCTGTTACTTTACAAAATATCCGGAATAAAAGTTGAAGCATACTATTTTCTCCAGTTCAGAAATCTTCAGCTCCTGTTGATGAATTTGTTGATTCTTCATCTCCAGAACTTCTTTAAGGCTCTTCAGGTCCTCATCAATATGCTTATATGGAGCCAAAGCATCCTGAAAGAGAAGCGCTGTTTGTTCTGCAGGTATTTTCAGAGCTGTCAGTGTGTTATAGTGTTCTGGATCATGAAAACTTACAACTATCTGCTCATCTGTGCTCTTACGAAGAGCTTCTTCAAAGCGTTTTGCTCGATCTCTCAGGCTGCGGTTCTGAAACGTAAGCGTGTCCACCTGATCCTGAAAATCAAACGCACACAAATCTGCTAGggatttacttttttctggTGGTAAATTTTaccttaaaatgaaaaaacacataCCTGGAGTGAAAGTCTGATTTTCTCAAACTCTTCCTCTAGAGACTTTTTCTGTTGTTCATGAGCCATTTTCAGATCTTTTAAAAGACATAACATATTATCATCTCAAACTGAAGAATATGCACAGgagaagtttttaaaagtgcttcTTACTCTTTACTGTCCTTGCATGCTCCTCCTGCAAAGTGTCCAAAGTGTCATTGTGGGCTGTCTCCATCTCTGTCAAGGATGCCTCATGATTCTCTGTCATCTCCTCAAGCTACAACgaaaatgttgaaacatttttcagttttgttttcaacaaaaagtTCTTCATTTTCAGTCTGCATGCCAAATCATTAAAATCCTGAGCAAGTGAAGACATTAGAGTCTGTTTCTGCATGCTGCACCTGCTCCTGGTGTCTGAACTGTAGCTCCTCCAGCTCAGTTCGCTGATGGGCCTGCAGGCTCTCGGTCTCCTCTGTGTGCCGAGCCTTCAGCCTCTCCTCCAGCGCTCCCAGCTCGCTCCGCTGCTGAGCCCGCAGCCCCTGCAGCTCAGCCTCAAAACGGTGCTCCTGATCCTCcttctcctgctgcagctgctcccaGTGCGCGACACTAACAGCTGGAAAACATACAGAGGCGAAACTGACTTCACCAGATTCAAATGTTGGTAATCAGCTACTCatcaaatgttcaaaataatagATTTAGTACTATGCCTCATCTCATAAATAGTGGATTTTAAATAAACCATTCTGGTTAGCATGTTTATTTAACCCATTTTATGCAGTTGTGTAATTGAAAAGTTCTTAACTCTTATAAATTCAGGTTTCCACATCTTCTTTTCTCTGAAGAGGTCATCTATCACGTACATGTTGGGAGTCTGGCTCCCTGAGGTTTCCACTTACCCACTTCATCCCTGATTCTGCCGAGCTCCAGGGACAGCTCCCTCTCTTTCACAATGGCGCTCTCATTCTGGAATGAAACAGAACATGACACATTTAAGGAGACAAACTTATGTATTTAATAGGCAAACtgcaaaatgaaagaattttATTTCCATCATGTTCAGCACGATAGATAATGGTCAAGACATTGGCAGGAAGATAAGCTTGGATCCTCAGGGGGCTCTGCCTGTCACagttttaactattttaaacttaaatttatTGAGAGATTAATAGGAAAATGTGACGTTAAAAGTTAATGTTCTGGATCTAACAAGAACAACAGAtttgggaaaaaagaaaaagatgattaACACCTGATTTACTTCAAATTATTgctaaaaatgtcttgtaattGGTAGCAGAAATATATTTCATCGGTGCTATTATACTGATGTGCCTCCTGTCAGTAATAACATAGAGATAATCAGATAATGTAATTATCTAATGATGAACAAAGTTCCAGTAATAAACTTCTATCTCAACCCTATCTTTACAAATATAGCAAATGTCTTAAAAATTTCAAGCTATCTACAACTGTAAGCATTTTCTTGCGTTAAGCTATTTTCAACTAGCTAAACAGACCCGAGATGCATTGCGCCAATATGGGGCAATTAGGAGGTTTTTGTAGAGGTTAACATCTTGCAACACATTTGTACGGCACACACCTGTAGGTGTTGAATGGCCCAAATTATGAATGAACCAATAAGGTTttttaagagagagagagagataaaagACAGCAACAAGATATCTGATCATAATTAATGTCTGCAGAAAAATCTCTAATCCAAAAATAACTCAACAATCCTGAAGAGAGAAAGACTCAGAGGGGAACAAAGTGGAGCTtctgaaaaatgtatgaaacagTCAACAGTATGTCCCAGTAGAAATGATGTCACCATCTAAGAGGTTTTCTAtgcagcagaaaatcatcactAAGAGACTGGAATGATCTCAAGAGGGATGAAACATGTTCAGCATCATTTTATACACAGAAGCTCCACCCGTCCTCCAGGTTTCTGCTTATCAGttctctgtgctttttttttttccttttgaatttcCTGCCCGGCAAAGTAACTTAATCTAATTTAGAAATGCAACTATTGAGTATTTATGTATGTAATAAAATTGTTGATTCAGacttttcataattattttgttttgtagtaTCAAAAGAAATCTAGAGTAAAGGGCGGTAACAAGCTATTCCTTATAGAAtaccaatacatttttatgtaatgtttcAGGGGGGaataaagtgacattttttaataGATAAATTTTTACATATGTCTGACTAAATACCCTTAGTTTAGTGCtacacagagtaaaaaataGAATAAGTTTCTGAAAAACTCTAAATAGAGTTAACTAACTTGAAGCAGTCATTTATTCCAGCCTAAGTGCAGCTTTAGTTTCAGTGGTGTAGCTGCTTATTTGGTGGGAGTTTTTGTCTTGTAACAATTTAAAGGCCAGGAAGAACATGAGAGGCTGCAAGAAATCCTCCTTGTTAAAGTTGAAACTTTCATCcagaagtcatttaaaaactgctgtgCTTTGCAACAGTAATTATATTCCTTGgacttttgcattatttttcacAGTATAGCAACAGTTAATTTGGGTTTTCAGGATTTTGTGTTTGACTAAAACAATGTAATGCAGAATTACTAAattgaaggaaaatgatacatggttttcagaacctattgcaaataaatatctaaaaaatgtCGAGTAGATTTGTATCCGGCTGTTTTGATAATAATTCCCCTAAAAAATATGCAATCAATTGTGTGGGAAGTTGGAtgaagtttcacattttgacagaaaagcAAGTTTACAATGGAggagtttagatcaaagcatattcacatgttaggaggagaggagagacaTTGACACAGCACACAGGAATCTGATCGATaaatgcacatacacacacgcacatacaccCCAACACTGAAATTATTATATCAGAATGAAGCACAGCTGCAAAATTATTCCATGCCGTCTTCCTGGAAACTCAGGCAGCTTTGACTCAGCACAATCATCCCTAGCTCTTTGCTCTCTGCCGGCTCTGTCGCTAGGAAACAAGTGAACATAATGATCATATAGACACACGCATTCAGACTCCCACAGCACCAAACACACATGAGCAAAGCTACAAATGCATCAAGGAATCCTCGGTGCCGGACAAAAACAAGCTTACTGCCTGCAGTAGACACTGTCTTTACCGTTTGG
It includes:
- the mtus2 gene encoding microtubule-associated tumor suppressor candidate 2 isoform X4, translated to MGHCCCRLHFLSLCCLDQTNESAIVKERELSLELGRIRDEVAVSVAHWEQLQQEKEDQEHRFEAELQGLRAQQRSELGALEERLKARHTEETESLQAHQRTELEELQFRHQEQLEEMTENHEASLTEMETAHNDTLDTLQEEHARTVKNLKMAHEQQKKSLEEEFEKIRLSLQDQVDTLTFQNRSLRDRAKRFEEALRKSTDEQIVDALAPYKHIDEDLKSLKEVLEMKNQQIHQQELKISELEKIAEKNVHLEERLQVLQQQNEDLREQIDKNQAVSRQLSVENANLQVHVEMESKEKKRLSRTNEELLWRLQTGELSPHMTPSSSPIHHPASGPGSPARPHSYHQ
- the mtus2 gene encoding microtubule-associated tumor suppressor candidate 2 isoform X3 — encoded protein: MGHCCCRLHFLSLCCLDQTNESAIVKERELSLELGRIRDEVAVSVAHWEQLQQEKEDQEHRFEAELQGLRAQQRSELGALEERLKARHTEETESLQAHQRTELEELQFRHQEQLEEMTENHEASLTEMETAHNDTLDTLQEEHARTVKNLKMAHEQQKKSLEEEFEKIRLSLQDQVDTLTFQNRSLRDRAKRFEEALRKSTDEQIVDALAPYKHIDEDLKSLKEVLEMKNQQIHQQELKISELEKIQAEKNVHLEERLQVLQQQNEDLREQIDKNQAVSRQLSVENANLQVHVEMESKEKKRLSRTNEELLWRLQTGELSPHMTPSSSPIHHPASGPGSPARPHSYHQ